The Scatophagus argus isolate fScaArg1 chromosome 12, fScaArg1.pri, whole genome shotgun sequence genome includes the window AGTCCAAAGAACAGGAGATGGCGGAAagtgatgacagaaaaaaatacttatGCAAGTTTTGTAAGAAGGAATTTGATACACTGTTCGGCCGAAGTGTGCATGTGCGATCACACAAGAGGTGCCAAGGGTGCAAAAGAGAGTTCCCTTTTCCAAGTGTTCTTAAGTGCCATAAAACATATTGTCCAAAACTCAAGAAATtgttgggaaaaaaagcacagtcCACTGATTCCTCAAAAGCTCAGTCCTTTGATAATGAAAAAGCAGCTGCACttagaaaaaaacagatgaccCTTAACACAGAAAGCACACCTTCTAGTAATTGCTGTGAATCATCTATCCAGAAAAAGGGATCCACCAAAAAACACACCTGCTTACAGTGCAACAAGACATTTCATTCATGTCGCAGGATGAAAGAGCACATGCGTGTTCATACGGGTGAAAAGCCATTTCCGTGCAGCTTGTGCCCAAAGAAATTTCATGTTAACCGGTCACTCAAACTGCACGTAACGAGAATGCACAAAGACCAGGTGGAGTCCAGTGAGGCAAATGGAGGCCTTTCATGGACTGTGCCTTTAGAGGTGAATGAAGACACTCAAGAGGATGTGATTTCTCCTAGCAAAAACACAATCCAAGAAGGCAATCCAGGGAGACAGCGTGTCCCAAGATGGCAAACAATGGGCACACAGTGTGCTAATGGTTTCACCTGCTTATTGTGTCAGAAGCACATGAGAAACAAATACCTGCTGATTGAACATTTTCGCATCCACACGGGGGAGAAGCCCCTCAAATGTGACCGTTGTCCTGCAAAGTTTCGTTTTGGTGGACAGCTTAgcttgcataaaaaaaaatgcggCAATCCTGCTATCCAGTGTGAAAAGTGTGAGAGGAAATTCCCCTCACAAATGAGGTATGATAGTCATGTGTTTAAATATCACAGGGACTGCCCTCATTTCTGCAAGGTTTGTGGGAAAGGCTTCGTCACTGAAGGACGCCTTAGGAACCATATGGGCCGCCATTTATAAGCCAGTATACAGTTAGCGTCACCTGTTTGTGGACACCGAAATGCTGGATGTTGGCATTTATGCACTTACTGATTGATATCGGGGTTTTAAAGTTATAAAACAGAGTGCCTGTCTGTGTACGAAGGGGTCCTGTCCACCACCAAGTTCGATTGTTCTTCCAAGGTTGTAAAGGGATGAGCAGTAGATTACTTGTTGTGATACCAACACAAGTTGTGATATATTTAATTCTATGAGGAAATCCAAAGCAagaaacaaagtggaaaaaaattgaaaaatgtgtttttgttttttcattgaaGTACTTGTTTAATCCAACGTTGCTTTAAAGCAGACCTGCtcttgtactgtactgtaataaaaaaatgactgcaaGGGTCTAATACTTACTGAGAAAGTAGCTGTGTAAGAAGAtctttatttgttaaaaatcttGCAGCATACAATATCTCATCAAAACCTCGTTGTGTCTAATGAAACTAAATGTATACATCTTTGTCTATGTTTGCTCTTATGACAGCTCACACATTGTGTTATGAAGTCCAAAAGTTTTAGCAGGATTTGAGAAACTGCATCACTCTGTCTTTCAGAGCATCTGGGGGTCTCTGCTGGTGTGCTTGGTTATTGAGTCAGACTTTTGGACAGGGCTTTATGATTGCTGAATGTTTTTTGCTGGGCAAAATGTTTTGGTTATCCTGTAAAATAACTTCATATGATGTTTGAGTTCTGAAACAAGtcagaaaatcattttattgaatttaatttCTATAAAAGTGTTACGGTAGTGGTGCTAGTCCATTTATATGTATTGTATACACTGATCAGCCGCAACATTATAACCACTTGTTTAATATAATGTAGGTCCCCCTTGttccaaaacagctctgacctgtcagggggaagtgacacaggacctctgggggtattttgtgttcAAAATGTTGGACCCGTGCGTTCAGGGTGGGGCCTCCGGGTACATCCCACAAATTCTCATTCAGGTTGGGAcctggggagtctgcaggctggTCCTAAATACTGATCTGCAATGTTAGATGgatggtgtgtgtcagagaacatccaCGTGATTGCCAGAGCTCGAGATTTCCCggcagaacattgcattgtaaactgATGACATGCTTTTCTTGACCTGTAAGTGGTTTTAATGTGGTGGTTGATCGGCGcgtatatgtatatacatatatatatccaACCGGGAGCGCTCACTTTTCTTATCGCGAGACTTGCAATAATTATCACATCATAGCTGCTAGCTGGAGAACGAGTCGCCGCATCTTTGAATGTGACTCAAACGGTTTCATGGATTTCATGTCAGCCAGTGAATATATCTGGCCAACGGCGGTCCAAAGGCATTATCGACCTGTATCTTTGTCTATTTAAATTGCCTCTTTATATGTAGCTTGAGTGCTAGCTATGACAGGCTAGCCTAGGACTGGCTGCGCTTCGTTTGTCCCCCTGTTTATACGTTAGCTGTCGGTAATGTTAACTAACATATCGTTACACTAGCGAATACCGACAGCATCGACTTTTCTCAAATCTGTTTTGAAGAGCCAGTCATATAGCTATAGGCTGGCTGTGTTTATGTACTATGCCACCTGGCTCTCCCCATTTCACCGGATTGCTTGTCATCGCTGAATAACTTAAAACGGTAGCGTTAGCATGCAGGGTAAAACAGACTGTCTGGACACCATAGCTTCTATTGAGCTTGATTGAAGCGTCGCACGGGTTGTCTGTCCTGAGATATTCAACCACAAAGAGACGGGGTTTTAAAAGCAAATCGCTGCGGCAGGCGCTGTTGGAAACTGCGTAGCTACTTAGCATGGCAACATCTCATGGCAGTTCATAGATGCCAGGGCAGAGGAGTGTATAGTGGTAGCCGCATCGTTCCTCAACTGCCTCTGGACGCCAGCCATAGAGGAAAACGGCGGTGTCAAGCAGTTGTTCACAATAAGACAACATCACTGAATCAAAGAACAATGGAGTCTGTGAGGAGTGCTTTCCACGCTCAACTGGCCACCGTCATGGACTCGCTACTGGCAGCCGCAGTGTGCGAGATCGCCAAGATCTTTGAGAGCAGCCTGTGTGAACAACAAGCGGAGCTAGCGCATAAAGCAGAGGAGATCTCCATCCTCCGTGGCAAGCTGGAGAAGGTCGAGAGGAGGCAGAAGGCGAAGGGTGGACTTAGCGAGGAAGCAGAGATGTCatcaggagacagagagggcagCTTGAGACAGCAGAGCCTGACTGGATCAGGTAATATCCAAGTAAGACTTAGAGTGGACACACAGTATGCTGATAGTCTAAAATAATCTTGTGTCTTAGGCTGTGTCTATGTATGCTTCTCCCTTACATGGGTGCGTGGGGATAAAACCATTTTGCATAAAGGTTAACCTTTTTTCTCCATCAACACATTGATTAGCACCAGAGGTTTTATCACACTCCTCTTGCACAGGACTGAGTGTGGAAAAGGATGTGTCCTCTCATTCAGACCCAGTGGAAGGACTCAGTCAGAGCCTCAGCGGGCTGAAACAGGAGGTCACGGGCCAGGATGGAACTTCAGTAAAGCATGAGGTCAGAACCAGTCCTGCCTCTCCATGATTCAAAAGTTGGccccaaaacagaaataattcgGCCTTTATAATTTCTGAATGGCCAACACAAGGTGTGATTTGCACCGTGCCTTGCTATTGGCTTGTCTGCTCCTTAAACATCCGtctgtcttatttttttcacagcGTTCTGGATCTCGGCTTTCCCTGGGGTCTGTTGAAGTCCAAGCCACAGAGGGATGCCTTGCTACTGTGGTCCAGAGGCAGATGGATACCCTGTCTGCTACTCAAGCCAAGGCCAAATGTAAGAAGTTACTACATTGTTTTCCCACTGTTTAGTAATTTCAGTGCTATAGTAAGATGTGCTTGCTCTAGCAAGGCTATTTTaaggttgttttatttttgatttttgaatgtGCTTTTGAATTGTACTTTCTCCCCAAATTTCTCTGCAGTGTCCCATTGGGACCCGGGTAGCCGCGGTACAGACCACAGACTCCTCCAGGATCAAGCCTCCACCCcttttctgtccatctcccAGAGTGGGCGTTGCTCTCCCAGGCCTGATCCAAGTCTAGCTCAACCAGGAGAGTGGTTACCAGGGTTGGACACCACACGAGGT containing:
- the LOC124067807 gene encoding zinc finger protein 260-like isoform X1, which gives rise to MSDYLAREFRAQLAATMDSVLRRAMLEIMKIFEKSLHDHQRELVQKGEEIAQLKIMLQGTEITLREREWGHERGAEVNKTQMNELQREPKDVVNVSGPTADVPEIVFEVPDEWCAPLGSKTVTKQDNSSCPSVRLRQLYIPLCHIPVIKQEMENHDIESHQQKKDSRRSRRGSSLKERHKQTQGRSTPKHEQATRRPPVRNNMKILLQNTKQDCSNQMGRLTGLRRGRRNSPEKEHENTPKSKREEGKITTAESKSKEQEMAESDDRKKYLCKFCKKEFDTLFGRSVHVRSHKRCQGCKREFPFPSVLKCHKTYCPKLKKLLGKKAQSTDSSKAQSFDNEKAAALRKKQMTLNTESTPSSNCCESSIQKKGSTKKHTCLQCNKTFHSCRRMKEHMRVHTGEKPFPCSLCPKKFHVNRSLKLHVTRMHKDQVESSEANGGLSWTVPLEVNEDTQEDVISPSKNTIQEGNPGRQRVPRWQTMGTQCANGFTCLLCQKHMRNKYLLIEHFRIHTGEKPLKCDRCPAKFRFGGQLSLHKKKCGNPAIQCEKCERKFPSQMRYDSHVFKYHRDCPHFCKVCGKGFVTEGRLRNHMGRHL
- the LOC124067807 gene encoding zinc finger protein 213-like isoform X2, yielding MAVHRCQGRGVYSGSRIVPQLPLDASHRGKRRCQAVVHNKTTSLNQRTMESVRSAFHAQLATVMDSLLAAAVCEIAKIFESSLCEQQAELAHKAEEISILRGKLEKVERRQKAKGGLSEEAEMSSGDREGSLRQQSLTGSAPEVLSHSSCTGLSVEKDVSSHSDPVEGLSQSLSGLKQEVTGQDGTSVKHERSGSRLSLGSVEVQATEGCLATVVQRQMDTLSATQAKAKLSHWDPGSRGTDHRLLQDQASTPFLSISQSGRCSPRPDPSLAQPGEWLPGLDTTRGGVPRLENSQADGTSCSGQATSSTCTDASCFRPGFGSDETSNEDDDGSFPFLDQEPENQSSNQNSVQGQGEGQRGARQVPPQAPTGQSSWRPRDDRGGRGPNNHTRRVTSFGNRDPLRPQPNSQSLTLRHTNNLSHPAAPGGGSGRPYTCPYCTKCFTYPSHQRRHLLRHTGVRLHPCQFCDKSFLTPSELTVHTRTHTGERPFGCAQCGKRFARSGNLRAHQRDVHMGKRPFACTECGKRFAHRGNLRVHNHRVHQGDPYYMDDQQEADIVPNPI
- the LOC124067807 gene encoding zinc finger protein 13-like isoform X3; this translates as MAVHRCQGRGVYSGSRIVPQLPLDASHRGKRRCQAVVHNKTTSLNQRTMESVRSAFHAQLATVMDSLLAAAVCEIAKIFESSLCEQQAELAHKAEEISILRGKLEKVERRQKAKGGLSEEAEMSSGDREGSLRQQSLTGSGLSVEKDVSSHSDPVEGLSQSLSGLKQEVTGQDGTSVKHERSGSRLSLGSVEVQATEGCLATVVQRQMDTLSATQAKAKLSHWDPGSRGTDHRLLQDQASTPFLSISQSGRCSPRPDPSLAQPGEWLPGLDTTRGGVPRLENSQADGTSCSGQATSSTCTDASCFRPGFGSDETSNEDDDGSFPFLDQEPENQSSNQNSVQGQGEGQRGARQVPPQAPTGQSSWRPRDDRGGRGPNNHTRRVTSFGNRDPLRPQPNSQSLTLRHTNNLSHPAAPGGGSGRPYTCPYCTKCFTYPSHQRRHLLRHTGVRLHPCQFCDKSFLTPSELTVHTRTHTGERPFGCAQCGKRFARSGNLRAHQRDVHMGKRPFACTECGKRFAHRGNLRVHNHRVHQGDPYYMDDQQEADIVPNPI